A window from Setaria italica strain Yugu1 chromosome VIII, Setaria_italica_v2.0, whole genome shotgun sequence encodes these proteins:
- the LOC101781715 gene encoding uncharacterized protein LOC101781715 yields the protein MATAEMALAPGLPPSPTPELYEALPLFYVIALVFLAVLTIFLLHILGPLRRWSSHGLLHYIVMVIYTLSYPLVGYTIGWMQSTNYLYFNDFTVWAVFLLLLLSSTDSLTACSINDIESWKSIYVKHLFKGFLLVFILLKFGYYIEKDVDADYLWYPLSLILVVIVLKSYVMIASMRMVSKSYLGKNVKMIAEYMHHIDNKLVAFDPVTMEGYRYMVAGEKHCINRRGRAPWYKRPDDLKVTTVEQIWQCEGNLLIGDQGKVLKDLCLSMALSKMLNRRFAGFKLSEAELEKTHDFVFKGLLAGDEQQAFRVIEEELVFVHDMYYTRYSYLYQKGRYLALCLPVIMSALCSWLAVASLHIKRTDDPYLSSRLNRTLLSGTIVIPVVVAFLEAYQTYLYMASGWFKVALIRSYVTAPFLQTSCCSEMIIRLLLMLKAFRPWKGRLGQYCFLESLCRKSKIMNCLHYATLRLVDKAVKGRMESVKLSGNVKKAIIDSLLGSNGNLTNGVTSLQRNGVHGDLSWACDATATDGAVSRTILVWHIATTLCEHQLDKQGKQAEALYIGSHT from the exons ATGGCTACCGCCGAAATGGCTTTGGCACCAGGTCTCCCACCAAGTCCCACTCCCGAACTTTATGAGGCGCTACCTTTGTTCTACGTGATAGCTTTGGTCTTCCTGGCCGTGTTGACCATATTCCTCTTGCATATACTGGGTCCGTTACGCCGGTGGTCGAGCCATGGGCTCCTCCACTATATAGTGATGGTAATCTACACGCTCTCCTACCCGCTGGTTGGCTACACCATTGGGTGGATGCAGTCTACCAATTATTTGTACTTCAACGACTTCACTGTGTGGGCTGTGTTCCTGCTTCTGCTCCTCAGCAGCACGGACAGCCTCACGGCTTGCAGCATCAATGACATCGAGAGCTGGAAGAGCATCTACGTCAAACATCTCTTTAAGGGATTCTTGCTGGTGTTTATCCTTCTAAAGTTTGGATATTACATCGAGAAGGATGTGGATGCGGACTACCTGTGGTACCCGCTCTCACTCATCCTGGTCGTTATCGTCCTCAAGTCATATGTGATGATAGCTTCCATGAGGATGGTGAGCAAGTCCTACCTTGGCAAGAACGTGAAGATGATCGCCGAATACATGCACCATATAGACAACAAGCTGGTAGCCTTCGATCCTGTGACCATGGAAGGCTACCGGTACATGGTCGCTGGTGAGAAACACTGCATCAACCGGCGTGGACGCGCACCATGGTACAAGAGGCCAGACGACTTGAAGGTTACCACAGTGGAGCAGATCTGGCAGTGCGAGGGGAATCTGCTCATTGGTGATCAGGGCAAGGTGCTCAAGGACTTGTGCCTCTCTATGGCTCTCTCCAAGATGCTCAACCGAAGGTTTGCTGGCTTCAAGCTCTCAGAGGCAGAGCTTGAGAAAACCCATGACTTCGTATTCAAAGGCCTGCTCGCCGGGGACGAGCAGCAGGCCTTCAGGGTCATTGAGGAAGAACTTGTTTTTGTCCATGACATGTATTACACAAGGTACTCTTACCTCTACCAAAAGGGTCGATACCTGGCTCTTTGTCTGCCTGTCATCATGTCTGCCCTATGCTCGTGGCTCGCAGTGGCCAGCCTGCACATCAAGCGTACGGACGACCCCTATCTCAGTAGTCGTCTCAACCGCACTCTGCTGTCTGGCACCATAGTCATACCGGTTGTCGTGGCATTCCTGGAGGCATACCAGACGTACCTGTACATGGCCTCAGGTTGGTTCAAGGTGGCTTTGATACGGAGCTACGTCACCGCACCATTTTTGCAAACAAGCTGTTGTTCTGAGATGATCATACGTCTTCTCTTGATGTTGAAGGCGTTTCGCCCATGGAAGGGCAGACTCGGGCAGTACTGTTTCCTCGAGAGTCTTTGCCGCAAAAGTAAGATTATGAATTGTCTCCATTATGCTACACTACGCCTGGTGGACAAGGCCGTGAAGGGGCGCATGGAATCAGTAAAGCTGTCCGGAAATGTGAAGAAAGCCATCATTGATTCCCTACTAGGAAGCAACGGAAACCTGACGAACGGGGTAACATCGCTACAAAGAAATGGCGTCCATGGTGACCTTTCGTGGGCATGTGATGCTACTGCTACCGATGGAGCGGTGAGTCGCACCATTCTGGTCTGGCACATTGCTACAACACTGTGTGAGCACCAGCTGGATAAACAAGGAAAACAAGCAGAGGCG CTCTATATCGGAAGCCATACTTGA